CAACTTTTTATCGTACCCtgtttaatttagaaattgaCTATGGAACCAGACAAAATGGGTACTAAGGGACATGATAAAAACTAGAATTTTTGTCCCACACTGAACCCCATGACAACTTTTtatccacagtacaactataaaaaatacgaaaatactcattttattttttatttccaaaaATATTACTCTATATCTCTCGTGTACAGTCTTATCATGTTCTGTATGATCTTGTTTTGCTATGTACTATTCTGTCTAATATATACTGCTTTAAGGATCAAACATACCCTAAAAGTTAAATTTATAGCGACtagactatttaaaaaaaaatatatatgtgaaaattaattttagtgtATAGGAATCGCTTGTGGCTCTCCCTAATATGAAATCACGCGCACACtattttcttactttttttaaatCTTCCAAACTCTATAAAAAGCCACAAAACCATAGGACTCGGACACCAAAACAAATTACTTGACATTTGTTATTGTAAGAGAAAATTGAAAGTGTTGCAATGGCTGAAAATCAGGAAGAGGTGAAACTTTTGGGAGTTGATGGAAGCCCATTTGTGTGTAGGGTAAAGATTGCTCTAAAGTTTAAGGGAATTGAATACAAATTTGTTGAAGAAAACTTGGCCAACAAAAGTGAGGATCTCCTCAAATACAACCCAGTTTATAAAAAAGTTCCAGTTTTTGTTCATAATGAAAAGCCTATCTCAGAATCCCTTGTGATTCTTGAGTACATTGATGAGGTTTGGAAACAAAATCCCATTTTGTCTTCTGATCCATACCAAAAGTCGTTGGCTCGATTTTGGGCCAAGTTCATCGACGACAAGGTAAATTTTCTATAGCTTTTGGTCATATTGTAATATTTGTCATTTTGTCTtcttttgattatttttctaacaaaaattatactaATAGATGTGGAAATTTTTGTGATTTTCAGATTGTGACTTCTTCATTCAAAGCTGTTTTTGCTGTTAACGATGAGAAAGAGCGCGAGAAGAATGTTGAAGAATCAACTGAGGCTCTAAAGATACTTGAGAATGAGCTGAAGGGAAAGTTCTTTGGAGGAGAAGAGATTAACTTTGTGGATATTGCTGCTGTCTTCATTGCTTTTTGGATCCCTTTGGTTCAAGAAATTGCAGACTTGAAATTGTTCAATGATGAAAAGTTTCCAAAGCTTTACAATTGGAGTCAAGAATTTCTCAACCATTCTGTTGTGAAGGAGAATCTGCCTCCTAGAGACCCTCTTTTCGCCTTTTTTAAATCTCGCTACGATGCCCTTCTTGCTGCTGCTTCAAAATAGGTTCAGAATTTCAAGTTTGTGAACTATTTTATTATGTGAGTTGTTTTGATGTGAGGATTTCATTTCTAAACCATGTTTTGTGATGTGCTATTTCTCCATGAGAGAAATtcaataatgttgttttcaTCTTTCATATTTCAATCAATAAAGAAAATGTTAAGAACATACAGAGACATTTGATATATTGTTACATGGATTCGAGTCTATAATTTGTCAGTTTTTACCGGTTATTGTGTGCGAGTTTCAGTgctatactctctccgtcccgagatataagtaaaaataagtcaaagaaacttgatgtatttagttaaaaatctggatcaaatacattcacttttgttgactaacttttgcttatattttggaacagtcatatagtattttttaaaataaaaaaataaaatagaaaaaaaagtgTTCTCTCTAGTCTCCATCCAACtggttaaaaaatttaatgcattAAATATGACAGATGTGATTTTATCTACAGCTTAATTGCAATGATAaaacatcaacatcatcataattcataaaccTGTTATGCATTAAAAATGGGGTTCATCGTACTGATTTGCTTATTAAAATCAGATAAGGAGAAGTttaattaggaaaaaaaaaagtaataattacAAATGTTTTCTCGAAGTGTCTTCAAATACTTGTGATTAAGACAATCGACGTGACATCAATACACTGattatattcaatttattttctaaaactaTCACCAATATTAACGTGTCAATGTTAGTGTTTAGTGTCTGTACTCCATAGATTGCAATAACATCGCCTTGAATGATCTGATATTCCAAAAAACCTACAATTGAAGCACATGAAGTATGTCCAGTGAGGCCTCCAAAACAGTCCTCCCTTCATTACCTTACTTCCATCAACATTCAGATTAATGCAATTTCCCATCTGATGTATTTCAACTGATTCATTGctcttttaagtaaaaaaaaactgattcaTTGCTCTTTATGATAATTTCTTACATGGAAGGTAGAGATACCAAGTTATGAGTTTTATTAAAACATTATGCAGTGGCATATCTTATGTACTATTTACATTCCTTAATCTTCAAATCCACCAAATGATtgcaataataaaataatagtggGGCCAGTTGATAGCTGGCCAAATGCTCCGCATTAGCGATGTATAGAAGGATTTGGTTTAACTAGGATTACAAACTCATTTACTTGGTTAGAACATTGATGATCATTGAATCAAGATTGGACGGTGCAAAAAGCAAacatattttgattattttaactCGAAAATACCGACCTTGAAATTTAGACCGTCTGATATTGATTCACCAACTACTGATATGATGACCGCGTAAATGCGTTGAATTTCAACAAATCCATCTTTTAGCCCTATTTGTAATCCATCTACACATAAAAATTAGACCATTCTCTGATTGTTTTCCAAATGTACCCGAAACAAATGTACCCCAAACAAACACATTTAGAAATAAAGGTAATTCGATTGAatcatttgaattttgaattgcttaaaattataaattataattaaggtCAGATGAAATGTATATAAAGGTCATGTCTAGTGAGTATGACTATTTTATGTGAGAATGATGAGAACATTTTTCAACCTTTTAACAATGATCCTGATTAaatgctttattttatttttaatttttttacaacaatGAGGGGTCGCTATCCCCAAAATATTAGGTAATActatgaaatctggcacgcagtgaacacaatgctgcacaagatgctatagcatatgttgcagcaagacagtcgcagaacacagtaaataaataaataaataaattgcagaataataaataacacagatagttgttaacctagttcagtgcaacgtcacctactccgggggataccaatccaggaatgaatccactataatagctctagttcaaagccctcaccaacacccggtacttgacttatcacctagacactactcgtgcaatcctacctaagaacctcttagataatgagaccccgtcccaaattctcTCTAACAACATatactatgttgctgtcaataataataatcaggatggagacactctcctagaaactagaccacactcttgcttaaaagcttatgagtgaatcacacacactaactccgtgcttcaaagcttaggagtagcttacaattaacaaccaaaacacagtcctaaacttgcatcaaattgacacaagaaaggctgacaaaagacacaaactctaaacattaaaaactcacactttgtaaaaaacacggtttagaatacacatgagttgtaaaggcttgaggcttcacatatttatagtcttcaattgtcttgatgtgcaagctaggtcttcagacaaacacATCTGTAAaaattgcggccaaccctatattatatccagaaatataatttgttttgtttcatgtgtggccaaacaacaaaaaaaatataaattattattttcaaaaatacaacaagttatatttttgttttcaataataattctcAAACCGCCTTCAGGAAAACTTGTAGAACAAGCCACGTCTTGAATAGTCGCACGtgcttaaatataaaaacgacttaaatcttcctttgatttgaaaaagaaattctgcGCAAAATAGAGTATCATGATGCTGTacgatgatgctacagcattgcgatccagcatctggctggttggcttttgcaaaattttagccAATCTCAAAAACCCAACATACTATATGACTGCATTCTTCTTGACACTTTTCATAAAAAACTATATTATGATCAAGCGTACAACTAATATTAGCTGACACATCCGCACACTTATTAGTTTCACCAGATGAAACACCGCCACTTCTCACTCTAAAACCATTAACCGATAAATTCTCCCAACAATATACCAAGAGCAATTTCCTTCTTCCTATCAATTAATTCACATCCTCTTCCAAATTGTCttcatattaaataataaatgtcTTTGCACATACTAACTATCATTAACTCACATCCTCTTCCAAATTGTTGGTCTACCTGAATCAAATTCTATCAAGTTTTAAGTATATAGATTTTATGCATAAGATTTAAAtctgcaaaaatatattttttagaattgagtattgggtctaactcaaccctacaaaaccagcTTATAAGGTGAGAatgcctctactttataaacacgtATTCAGGACATCTCACAACCGAtttgagacttcttaacaatatTTAACCCTAAGCTTTAAGATAGTTTTAAATAGTGAGAATGGATATTTTTCGATCTATGTGTGCATGCATGCAGTTTTATGTCTTACATGTCATAATGTTGTAACttatttgtatcattaaatgctatatttctatttttaggtagcttaacatgtgccgttagggcacaagttaacataactcttaaaaaaaatactccatCTGAGATGGTATTGGGTTTCGGAGGTTATGGTGTTTCGTGTTATGTGTGGTTCGGTTCTGTGTGGTAATGGTATTGGGTTCGTTGAGGTGCTgagatgttgttgttgtgctcTGCTTTCCTGCGAGCGCTTCTGTTTCGCCGGTTTGTTGCTGTTTTCCGGCAGGTGTGGTGGTTCGGAGCGGATCGGAAGGTTTGGTGTGATATTGGTGGTGATTCTCGTTTGGAGTGGTGGTGGTGAGGCCCGAGGTTTTGGCGTTGCGGTGGTGGTTCTGAAGGTCTTGTGGTGGTGAGCTTTGTTTCTAGGTGTTTTATGGGCTGTACGCGTGCGTGTACGTTGGGGTGGTGGTGGCTGCGACGGATCTGAGTTGGAGTGGTACGGTGGTGGATGCGATGGTTCTGTGTTGAGGGGGCATGGTAGTGTTGGTTCTGGCGCCACCGGGGTGTGGTTGATGCCGTGTGTGAGTGGCTTTCTACGATACGTGATTCTCTGACCGCTTTCAAATCTGTCGAGATTTGCTGAATTCTGTTTTGAGTCCCTATTGGTTCCCAAATCTGTTAAGATTTGCAGGTCTCTTTGTATCTATTTGGCCTATTCCACGTCGGTGCTGACAGTTCTTGAAGGCGGGTTGCGAGCCGAGACTTGTCTACCTAGGTCTTCATGCTACCGTTTAACCAATCAATTTTGGCTCGCGGAGATGCTTCTTAGATTCCGAtgggccgatcacttttgattcgagatcgggagttagaGTCTAGTATCATCTTCGTAGGTCGAGTTGATGTCTTTTTTGGTGGTCTGGAGACTGTAGAGTGCCCTTTTGCTATGGACCTCTATTAGGTGGTGTGTTGTGGTTCCTTTTGGTGTGGGGAGGCTTGTTTTGGTGTGCCATTtagttttggtgttttttgGTATTTCGAGAGGCTTGTTTCCAActcattgtttttttcttttgtccCTTATGTATCATGTTCCCTTGCTTAACATATTTTATGCCTTGTTTGAggctttctaataaaatatgttgtttcaaaaaaaaaatactccatcTCATTTGTTTATAAACTTTTGCTGGTGTAACCCCTTACATCACTTGTCCATTATCTTGATATCTGTCTACAACATCTAGTCAACAGCGTGTAGATTGAAAATTACTACTACACTAAATTAAAGTTTCCAAACTCTATAAAACCCCACACTACCTCAAGACTCACACTTCTAACGAATTTTCTTCATAGTTGCAAAAGTCTTTCTAAAATTGAAGTGCTTAAATGGCTGCATATCAGGAAGAGGTGAAGCTTTTAGGATCTGTGAATAGCCCATTTGTGTGCAGGGTACAGATTGCTCTAAAGTTAAAGGGAATTGAATACAAATTTGTTGAAGAAAACTTGGCCAACAAAAGTGATGAACTCCTCAAGTACAACCCAGTTTATAAAAAAGTTCCAGTTTTTTTTCACAATGATAAGCCTATATCAGAGTCCCTTGTGATTCTTGAGTATATTGATGAAACATGGAAACAAAATCCCATCTTGCCTTCTGATCCATACCAAAGAGCCTTGGCTCGATTTTGGTCAAAGTTCATCGACGACAAGGTAAATACACTGACTTTTAAATTGCCAACATTTATTGTAAGGTAAATACCAAAGAGCCTTGGCTGCAATACTTGATTTTAGGCTTAATTgaacatttggtcccttacatttattgtaagtttcaagttggtccttatGTTTTAAACCTTTAAAGTTGGTCCATCGAATGATGCAGTTATAATTGTTGTACAAACATAAGATATTTAACTTCACGGCCAAAATTGCAGTCGCGTAGTTTTCTAACTTATATTACTAATAAACTTTTGAAATGATCAGATTGTGGCTGCTTCGGTTAAAGTCATTCATACTGTTAATGATGTGAAAGAGCGCACGAAGAATGTTGAGGAATCAATTGAGGCTTTACGGATTCTTGAGAATGAGCTGAAGGACAACTTCTTTGGAGGAGAAGAAATTGGTTTTGTGGATATTGCTGCTGTCTTCATAGCTTTTTGGATTCCTTTGATTCAAGACATAACAGGGTTGCAATTTTTTACTGCTGAAAAGTTTCCAAAACTTCACAAATGGAGCCAAGAATTTCTCAACCATCCAATTGTCAAGGAAAATATTCCTCCTAGAGACACTCTTTTTGCCTACTTCAAAGCTCATTATGATAGCCTCATTGCTTCAAAATAGACtaagaatttcaagtttttgaGCTATGATTATCTGTCATTGAGTTTTTTCTGTTAGGATTTCAGTTCAAAATCACAGTTTCTGGTTAGAGTTTTTTCCATGTGATATGATATATATCTAAGGATGCTGTTGTCAATATTTCAATTAAGTCCTGAGCTATATACTATTAAGTATTAACTATTTCTCCTCTTTAGATTATCCATTTGTTCCTGCTAGAAATGTGATGATGTCACTTACTTAGCTAGAAGTTGGTCTAGGTCTAAGTCTTAGAATATGTGATTATATGAAGAAACAGTGGTGGTTTAACTTATTAGCTTCGGACTAGCTTCGTCCGATATATATAGGCCTTCAGAATACCTGCTTTGGCGAGAAAGGCTCGTCAGTCGGGGTAGGCGAATCCCGTTAAGGGAGGAGGAGCGTGCCTCACTGGCTATTTTACCCACGATGAAAATAACTGTGGCTAAACAGCGATTTTTTTGTAGTGTGACCAAGTCCAGACCTATTCTTACAGGGTGGCCATTACCGCCCATTATCTTGCTGGATCGTGGAGCCCCCTTTCCCTCGAGCCGTACAGGCCCTTCGCCCTCTGAATAGGCTCGGGCCAAATAAAAGTGAAAGCCATGGTCCACCGGGCGGTACAAAATTTCGCCCAGTACATTTATTCCAAACAGTTTTTCCAACCTCATTTTCCCTTTTGAAATAGTTTTCCACACAAAATGGAGCTTGAGACATGTGTGTCAAACATCTTTTAGCGTCCGAACAAATAACATAATAGTCTGAATCAACTAAACTATCATTCCAAATTTACTTCTTTTATGCAAAACATACAGCAATTCAACTCCAAATATTTCTCTCAAAATATACAATGATCCATATCATCATATCAAACAGTCCTCTACAAAAGTGCATGTTTAAGGATAGTGGACCAAACTCCCTACGGCACGGTTCAGGGATAAAATTGTAAACTGGACTGCAAGTATTTAACTTTGAGATCAATACAAAGGAACTGCAGTCGGAGATGTAGGCACAAGCACAATAGGTTGAACTTTATTACTAAACATCGTTTGTTCATTGTCTGTGCTTATCCTTTCTTTATTCTTTTGAGCCGGAGTTACGGTTCTAACACTTAGTAATACAAAGATCGACACAAATGATGTATTGGGGACACATCAATCTTGCTTTGATGGTTAAAGAAACATATTACCTATAAGCATAAATAATATATCACCTGGCTATCAGTTGAACCCTTTCAcaaatgtcaaaagaaaaatactaacatACACACAAAATTTCCAAAGTAAACTACATTAAACTGTAAATAAAATAGAATCAAatgtcttataaaaaaaagatcaaatgtAAATGCAGAAATAGAGGAGTTTGCATTTTATAAAGAATAACAAAGAATCATCAATTGACATTGATCAAATAAGCAATCATTACATGACAATAGAGGAGTATGCAAATGTGTAAAGGTCAAAGAAAACAAATGCTTTACTATTTGATACGGTAGTTCCAACATTCACACTATTTAGCATAGCTGATCAAACAGTAGAAACCAAGCTTTCGACGTAGTTCATGGCAGTAAACCAAGACATTTTGTGGGAATTTCTAATTCTCTCGACTCTCATATCTCTCTTACTATAGATAATTGCCGGGCAATTTATATATTCAGCAAGTATCAGTGTATCTTCATCCTTAGAAAGGTACAATGGCCGCAATGGATAAATACTGAATCCCAACATATATGAACGACGTCGTAGATGGTTGATTTTGCAGTAGTCAATTCTAAATAATTGAGTCCAAGATTCTTGAACTCCAAACTCCTTCATAAGCCATATAACACATTGGGTTGCTTTCCAATCGTGCCAAAAACAAAGGCAGTCCGTTAGCACCCCAAGAGTTGGCGGAAATGACATCGACACCTCATCCAAACCCGAAGGAAGCAAAATTTGTGTGTATGTCTCCGTTGATAGATTAAGTGAAAAAATCACAGATTTTTTAGCATTAACAATAATATGATTCGAGATCCAACCATATTGATTAAATTCTTGCATGTATTTGGAAAGATCCAACCAGTTAATAGTACCACTCAAATGTACACCATCATTAATTTGGTGATCTTTTAATGGGAAACTTTGAATATTTTTCCAATCACTACCACCGAAACTGAAAACTCTAACCTCATCTTTACACTTTTTTGCAAGGGCTACCACCTTGTAAGTTCCTGTTGAAATATCAAAACCAAAAGTGAACTTGAAAGAGCTTCCAGCGTAAGAGTCTTTAAGAGTCCCTACTTTTAAAGATATTGTTCCAGTGGCAGGGTTCCATAAAACGAACTGGTACTCCTGGTACTCCCGCCCGTTTTTTTTGAAAAGCAAGCAAAGCAATCCGTTGTAGGAACCAATGACCTCACAGTTGTTCATTGAACCGCGGAAATGGCAAGAATCGGTGCTTGATGGGTTCTGAAGTAAACGATGCATCGGGAAGGAAACGACGCCACTCGAAGGATTGGAGACGAATATAAGTTGTG
This genomic interval from Trifolium pratense cultivar HEN17-A07 linkage group LG6, ARS_RC_1.1, whole genome shotgun sequence contains the following:
- the LOC123888454 gene encoding F-box protein CPR1-like; this encodes MDIPPPSCITYDLITEILLLLSVKTMMRLKAVSKSWNTIISDPCFIEQHLKKSLQNPQLIFVSNPSSGVVSFPMHRLLQNPSSTDSCHFRGSMNNCEVIGSYNGLLCLLFKKNGREYQEYQFVLWNPATGTISLKVGTLKDSYAGSSFKFTFGFDISTGTYKVVALAKKCKDEVRVFSFGGSDWKNIQSFPLKDHQINDGVHLSGTINWLDLSKYMQEFNQYGWISNHIIVNAKKSVIFSLNLSTETYTQILLPSGLDEVSMSFPPTLGVLTDCLCFWHDWKATQCVIWLMKEFGVQESWTQLFRIDYCKINHLRRRSYMLGFSIYPLRPLYLSKDEDTLILAEYINCPAIIYSKRDMRVERIRNSHKMSWFTAMNYVESLVSTV